In Quercus robur chromosome 10, dhQueRobu3.1, whole genome shotgun sequence, a genomic segment contains:
- the LOC126702293 gene encoding protein THALLO-like yields the protein MDPLLSMSDQVGVQSLEISKVRAVLEERLKQEGILSSRAPKPDKAKKLLKPVNGPLVTYDDFDDDAIDVGATRFSNGHASSLNTSNLSQFFSAKPNKPKVVSGDDDLPKRVDIGERQRKHELQVLAGAGVKSEDDGDEVDNFEVDGDADMGDGDTGDSEDEHYKPVEQRRAAKLAAKAENVFKDLSSSPIFS from the exons atggATCCACTACTAAGCATG AGTGATCAAGTTGGTGTGCAAAGCTTGGAAATTTCAAAAGTAAGAGCTGTTCTTGAAGAAAGATTGAAACAAGAGGGAATTCTTAGTTCCAGAGCTCCAAAGCCTGATAAAGCCAAGAAACTTCTGAAGCCAGTTAATGG TCCACTCGTGACGTatgatgattttgatgatgatgctATTGATGTGGGGGCTACTAGATTCAGTAATGGTCATGCAAGTTCATTGAACACAAGTAATCTTTCCCAATTTTTTTCTGCTAAACCAAATAAGCCCAAG GTGGTTTCTGGTGATGATGATTTACCTAAAAGGGTAGATATTGGAGAAAGGCAGAGAAAGCATGAGCTTCAAGTATTGGCTGGAGCTGGAGTCAAATCTGAGGATGATGGGGATGAAGTTGACAATTTTGAGGTTGATGGGGATGCTGACATGGGGGATGGCGATACAGGAGATTCAGAAGATGAACATTACAAACCAGTTGAACAACGGCGAGCTGCAAAACTTGCTGCCAAAGCTGAAAATGTATTCAAG GACCTCAGCAGTAGTCCCATCTTCTCCTGA